In a genomic window of Wyeomyia smithii strain HCP4-BCI-WySm-NY-G18 chromosome 1, ASM2978416v1, whole genome shotgun sequence:
- the LOC129716554 gene encoding activating signal cointegrator 1 complex subunit 2, with the protein MALPTFENDNKLPLNELLITLDEDGVKRTVPALHEKWKDPRCFTRYTPLHVYNGCLLEEGSAGFDQWLSEAGWFIKDMESLLELEHYRFWSTMVYNRGAIEAVISFTQSAVPCYLVGVIRSSAAIFPVYSAVLRSTLQVVCRLITQRESDRCWIGREFLGDLLYKHYLISVPLLFDLLSTYGRENKTALTQMLHTVFKLQPKYRNDLKTGLQFLQKTFNTIHQQLETDRLDGHTASTATLQDLAIYSLDCSTVLALLVELYPECRQMCTELGMEPSISAFYDNSVTVLYKNIHSVDNDSPYLGFLNAARVELLSAFRAIVNLQLERVLDNPADSLLPADKLLCILTECLSDAIFVRDYQLRYPVERDIDILKQACRNVDTFKMDFVQNAYCADEAENGLTNGHSDTVPEDDESFGEAAGGVLEEEISKVADHSSTELKLTAEQQAEVDIQKVLDVLPHLGDGYVRKILSRYDNVEQAIAAVLEGNLPPDLAEADPTEPYIPADKLDTLFLETGIERLNVFDGDEFDVLVHDEIKGVMKKGKGMPGQAKNLKEMLDDKSHIREMKDRYQEYTNICDEYDDEYDDSFDAMAESESRAKVRLTPAMRNALVDELEDEDEEDEQETEERSSLAMAKKPLDFCENPELVRQRYEEKRQSKFQARHGGQVSAASGGATGKDVVGKAKGQGQDKSVLMNRKHKGENKASRANHNRKQGATFKRNKGMIPS; encoded by the exons ATGGCACTACCTACGTTCGAA AATGACAACAAGCTGCCATTGAACGAGTTGCTGATTACCCTGGACGAAGATGGTGTGAAAAGAACTGTTCCTGCGTTG CATGAAAAATGGAAAGATCCACGTTGTTTCACTCGATACACTCCACTTCATGTTTACAATGGGTGTTTACTAGAGGAAGGCTCTGCCGGGTTTGATCAGTGGCTGAGCGAGGCCGGCTGGTTTATAAAGGACATGGAATCGCTGCTGGAACTGGAGCATTATCG ATTTTGGTCTACGATGGTTTACAACCGGGGTGCCATTGAAGCTGTGATTTCCTTCACCCAGTCTGCCGTACCGTGTTATCTGGTCGGTGTGATCCGCAGCTCCGCCGCTATATTCCCTGTGTATTCGGCTGTGTTACGCTCGACGCTACAAGTCGTGTGTCGTTTGATAACGCAGCGCGAGTCGGATCGATGCTGGATCGGGCGAGAATTCCTGGGAGACTTGCTGTACAAGCATTACCTGATATCAGTTCCGCTGCTGTTCGATCTGCTGTCGACCTATGGCCGGGAAAACAAGACTGCACTGACCCAGATGCTGCACACAGTATTCAAGCTACAACCGAAGTACCGCAATGATTTGAAAACTGGGTTGCAGTTCCTACAGAAA ACCTTCAACACTATCCACCAACAGCTGGAAACGGATCGCCTGGATGGCCACACGGCGAGCACAGCAACGCTACAGGACCTAGCGATATACAGCCTGGATTGTTCCACGGTGCTTGCATTGCTAGTTGAGTTGTATCCGGAATGTCGACAGATGTGCACCGAGCTGGGCATGGAACCATCCATTAGTGCTTTCTACGACAACAGTGTCACTGTGCTGTACAAGAACATTCACTCCGTGGACAACGATTCGCCCTATCTGGGTTTTCTGAATGCGGCACGCGTAGAACTGCTGTCGGCTTTTCGTGCCATTGTGAACCTACAGCTGGAGAGGGTTCTAGACAATCCAGCCGATAGTCTTCTGCCAGCGGATAAATTGCTCTGTATTCTTACCGAATGTCTGTCGGATGCAATCTTTGTGAGAGACTACCAGCTTCGTTACCCGGTTGAGCGAGATATAGATATCTTGAAGCAGGCGTGTCGGAATGTAGATACCTTCAAGATGGACTTTGTGCAGAATGCCTATTGCGCTGATGAGGCTGAAAATGGTCTTACAAACGGCCATTCCGATACCGTTCCGGAGGATGATGAAAGTTTTGGTGAAGCGGCGGGAGGCGTTTTAGAGGAAGAAATTTCGAAGGTTGCTGACCACAGTTCAACGGAGTTAAAACTTACAGCAGAGCAACAGGCAGAAGTGGACATCCAGAAAGTGTTGGACGTTTTACCTCATCTCGGGGATGGTTATGTTCGAAAGATTCTCAGCAGGTACGACAACGTTGAGCAGGCAATCGCAGCCGTACTGGAAGGAAATTTGCCTCCAGATTTAGCGGAGGCAGATCCAACTGAACCCTACATTCCGGCCGACAAGCTTGATACGCTATTTTTGGAGACGGGAATCGAGCGATTGAATGTGTTCGACGGAGATGAGTTTGATGTGCTAGTTCACGACGAGATCAAGGGTGTAATGAAAAAGGGCAAGGGTATGCCTGGGCAGGCGAAAAATTTGAAAGAGATGTTGGACGATAAAAGTCATATACGAGAGATGAAGGATCGCTACCAGGAGTATACTAATATTTGCGATGAGTATGACGACGAGTACGACGACAGCTTTGATGCGATGGCCGAGAGTGAATCAAGAGCTAAGGTGCGCTTGACCCCTGCCATGCGAAATGCGCTGGTCGACGAGTTGGAAGATGAGGACGAAGAAGATGAGCAAGAAACCGAAGAACGTTCCTCGTTAGCGATGGCAAAGAAACCACTGGATTTTTGTGAAAATCCGGAACTTGTTCGGCAACGGTATGAAGAGAAACGACAAAGCAAATTTCAAGCTAGACACGGTGGCCAAGTCTCAGCAGCGTCGGGTGGAGCCACGGGTAAAGACGTGGTTGGCAAAGCCAAGGGACAAGGCCAGGATAAATCTGTACTGATGAATCGAAAGCACAAGGGCGAGAATAAGGCAAGCCGAGCCAACCATAACCGAAAGCAAGGAGCAACTTTTAAACGAAACAAAGGGATGATTCCATCCTAA